Proteins encoded by one window of Yersinia massiliensis:
- a CDS encoding acyl-CoA dehydrogenase — MNRKLLALLMAAITLPVAAAQYVKPGAVLTLNPGKGNAEFNINASTGDGSGVCNIEGTAQQIAAGESQKRRWVWNDNTSQCVAVISELNNGKASVMTRGCEDYCGASATGAMDGLFNKK, encoded by the coding sequence ATGAACAGAAAACTGTTGGCCTTATTGATGGCAGCCATAACGCTACCTGTCGCGGCAGCGCAGTACGTAAAACCTGGAGCGGTTCTAACTCTGAATCCGGGAAAGGGCAATGCTGAATTCAACATTAATGCCTCAACGGGGGATGGTTCGGGCGTATGCAATATAGAGGGTACAGCACAGCAAATAGCTGCAGGAGAAAGCCAGAAGCGTCGCTGGGTCTGGAATGACAATACCAGCCAGTGTGTTGCAGTAATTAGTGAACTGAATAATGGCAAGGCCAGCGTTATGACTCGTGGTTGCGAAGATTACTGTGGGGCTTCCGCGACAGGCGCAATGGATGGTCTATTTAATAAGAAGTAA
- a CDS encoding helix-turn-helix domain-containing protein, producing MAALHKRGLTLASLSRSHGLAPRTLNNALERHYPRAERIIAGALDTTPETLWPERYALKNGPNSR from the coding sequence GTGGCGGCACTTCACAAGCGAGGGTTAACGCTGGCGTCACTGTCACGCAGTCACGGCCTTGCGCCACGGACATTAAATAACGCCTTAGAGCGTCATTACCCCAGAGCTGAACGCATTATTGCCGGGGCTCTGGATACGACACCGGAAACATTATGGCCGGAAAGGTATGCCCTTAAAAATGGACCTAATAGCAGGTAA
- a CDS encoding PD-(D/E)XK nuclease family protein: protein MNEMTLSRTRPVLPSLLGYFAVCPAKYLLESEAHSYARLPLHSGVILGQVIHQRVNSVIRREAAFGNYTLRQLENDFSIELTANRRAGPVANWIYDRHGVAGLVSRQMLVTQIRYVRSLMPPVFVKGGPAQEKTLPVGREVMLTSSDFDMHGRADFIYQEQPDRLNVVDLKTGKVTDEQNQPKEANLLQIAAYGIMVQERAPDMNIGLVLTGSRDSWEGTLNTDLIERVTTIIKNINRLLPRNIPLSVYELACPGTYCSNCSCRCSCPAWTEKLRKQMQPSLSDHQHGGIDISGKLLDAESDDHLLTLKIQLHDNSVVKVFRLPSSTIPDPTEITGKQIALYGLNTFSETPTEYFPRNFYVINMQDTRRSAFQFHWQSEGEN, encoded by the coding sequence ATGAATGAAATGACGCTATCGCGTACTCGTCCGGTGCTTCCTTCCCTGTTGGGTTATTTCGCCGTTTGCCCGGCGAAATACCTGCTAGAAAGTGAAGCTCATTCTTACGCTCGTTTACCGCTGCACTCAGGAGTGATTCTGGGCCAGGTAATACATCAACGGGTCAATTCAGTGATACGCAGGGAGGCCGCTTTTGGGAATTATACCCTCAGGCAACTGGAAAATGATTTTTCGATCGAGCTGACCGCCAATCGACGTGCCGGGCCGGTAGCAAACTGGATATATGACCGTCACGGCGTTGCCGGGCTGGTGTCACGCCAAATGCTTGTTACCCAGATCCGCTACGTCAGATCGCTTATGCCGCCTGTTTTCGTAAAAGGGGGCCCTGCACAAGAAAAAACATTACCCGTTGGCCGGGAGGTTATGCTGACCAGCAGTGATTTCGATATGCATGGGCGGGCCGACTTCATATATCAGGAGCAACCCGATCGGTTAAACGTAGTTGATTTGAAAACCGGAAAGGTAACAGATGAACAAAACCAGCCGAAAGAAGCTAACCTGTTACAGATTGCGGCCTATGGCATAATGGTACAAGAGCGAGCACCGGATATGAACATTGGGTTAGTTCTGACGGGGAGCCGTGATAGTTGGGAAGGGACACTGAATACAGACCTGATTGAACGGGTCACTACAATTATCAAAAATATTAATCGACTTTTGCCACGGAATATCCCACTTTCAGTATATGAGTTGGCTTGTCCTGGTACGTACTGCTCCAATTGTTCCTGCCGTTGCTCGTGCCCGGCCTGGACAGAAAAGCTACGCAAGCAGATGCAACCGTCTCTTTCTGACCATCAGCATGGCGGAATCGATATCAGTGGAAAATTACTTGATGCGGAAAGTGACGATCATCTTCTTACGCTGAAGATCCAGCTACACGATAATTCAGTTGTTAAGGTCTTTCGTTTGCCCTCCAGCACCATCCCAGATCCAACGGAAATAACAGGAAAACAAATTGCATTGTACGGATTAAACACCTTCAGTGAGACACCAACAGAGTATTTTCCCCGCAACTTCTACGTCATCAATATGCAGGATACAAGAAGGTCGGCGTTTCAGTTTCACTGGCAGAGTGAAGGAGAGAATTAG
- the radC gene encoding RadC family protein, whose protein sequence is MTMFTQRETRILDQARDIISRYYQRGVQLCSPDDVRRCVMVELAPLEHEEFGIILLDNQNQLLHREILFRGTLNSVSVHPREVIKRVLKHNAAAVILVHNHPSGEPEPSRCDIKLTKKLQELLEMLDVRLLDHFIVAGTETVSMAERGLV, encoded by the coding sequence ATGACCATGTTTACCCAGCGTGAAACCCGTATCCTCGACCAGGCGCGTGACATTATCAGTAGATACTACCAGCGTGGGGTTCAACTCTGTTCCCCTGATGATGTACGGCGGTGTGTGATGGTTGAGCTGGCACCGCTTGAACATGAAGAGTTTGGCATCATCCTGCTCGATAATCAGAATCAGCTGCTGCACCGTGAAATCCTGTTCAGGGGTACGTTAAACTCGGTCAGCGTTCACCCCCGCGAAGTTATCAAACGTGTGCTAAAACATAACGCCGCCGCAGTCATCCTTGTCCACAACCACCCCAGCGGCGAGCCTGAACCCAGCCGTTGCGATATTAAGTTGACCAAAAAGCTTCAGGAGCTTCTGGAAATGCTGGATGTGCGGTTGCTTGACCACTTTATCGTGGCAGGAACTGAAACGGTGTCGATGGCTGAACGGGGACTGGTGTGA